A part of Notolabrus celidotus isolate fNotCel1 chromosome 21, fNotCel1.pri, whole genome shotgun sequence genomic DNA contains:
- the napepld gene encoding N-acyl-phosphatidylethanolamine-hydrolyzing phospholipase D isoform X2, whose product MEKPSSADRAELEERKGLVEDGEVLRGAEGGEEDPQTPRKSSSTRSSRKSFRLDYRLEEEVTKSCRDKHGRWTNPWPTWRFPSYATLLRFLLLDKNHSNVPTSKEALDSELPVIEPYFVQNPDPAESGPGLRVTWLGHATVLVEMDGLNILTDPIFSQRASPFQFMGPKRYRGPPCTVDQLPRIDAVVISHSHYDHLDVGSVASLNERFGGELRWFVPLGLMDWLVKMGCENVMELDWWEENCVPGHDDITFVCTPSQHWSKRTAIDDNKSLWGSWSVLGPDHRFFFAGDTGYCSTFQEIGRRFGPFDLAAIPIGAYQPRDMMQGQHVDPEEAVQIHQDLHAKQSVAIHWGTFALAYEYYLEPPVRLREALELKGLKPDSFFTLHHGESRLITSQSGDVFD is encoded by the exons ATGGAGAAGCCATCATCAGCAGACAGAGCGGAGCTGGAGGAGCGGAAAGGCCTGGTGGAG GATGGTGAGGTGCTGAGAGGTGCTGAGGGGGGAGAAGAGGATCCTCAGACCCCGAGGAAGAGCAGCTCCACTCGCTCCTCACGCAAAAGCTTCCGTCTTGACTACCGGCTAGAG GAGGAAGTGACAAAGTCCTGTCGAGACAAACATGGCCGCTGGACAAACCCCTGGCCAACATGGAGGTTCCCTTCATATGCTACCCTGCTCAGGTTCCTGTTGTTGGATAAAAATCACAGCAATGTGCCAACCAGTAAGGAA GCTCTGGACAGTGAGCTTCCTGTTATCGAACCGTACTTCGTCCAGAACCCAGACCCTGCAGAGTCTGGTCCAGGTCTGAGAGTCACCTGGCTGGGTCACGCCACAGTTCTGGTTGAAATGGACGGGCTCAACATTCTGACCGACCCAATTTTCAGCCAGAGGGCCTCACCGTTCCagttcatggggcccaaaaggTACAGAGGCCCCCCCTGTACTGTAGACCAG CTGCCCAGGATTGATGCTGTGGTGATCAGTCACTCTCATTACGACCATCTGGATGTTGGGTCTGTAGCCAGCCTTAATGAGCGCTTTGGAGGAGAGCTGCGCTG GTTCGTACCCCTGGGTTTGATGGACTGGCTGGTGAAGATGGGCTGTGAGAACGTGATGGAGCTGGATTGGTGGGAGGAGAACTGCGTCCCGGGGCATGATGACATCACATTTGTCTGCACACCCTCTCAGCACTGGAGCAAACGTACAGCTATTGATGATAACAAG TCTCTGTGGGGCAGCTGGTCTGTTTTGGGTCCCGATCATCGGTTCTTCTTTGCTGGTGATACCGGCTACTGCTCCACCTTCCAGGAGATCGGACGGCGCTTTGGACCATTTGACCTCGCAGCAATCCCAATCGGAGCCTACCAGCCCAg ggatatGATGCAAGGGCAGCATGTCGATCCAGAGGAGGCTGTTCAGATTCACCAAGACCTCCACGCCAAACAGTCGGTGGCCATTCACTGGGGAACATTCGCTCTTGCTTATGAG TACTACCTGGAGCCACCAGTCCGTCTCAGAGAGGCCCTGGAACTGAAAGGACTGAAGCCGGACTCCTTCTTTACTCTGCATCACGGGGAGTCTCGCCTTATAACTTCACAGAGTGGAGACGTCTTTGACTGA